A window from Cryptomeria japonica chromosome 1, Sugi_1.0, whole genome shotgun sequence encodes these proteins:
- the LOC131065846 gene encoding uncharacterized protein LOC131065846, translated as MWLRVSYLHDLIAPLWNEPVLGNNSRLFKLNKKLKYIKIKIKEWNLSQFQNIHKEKLRVTAKLEVLSSFVIKSGMNDVLFQRESSLKSELNEILQHEEIHWRHKSRELWLKDGDRNTKFFHRSAIANCSKTRISEVVKPDGSIARDYEDIAQEAVRHFESLINGNCQNVQEERNRIIDAIPPLITERHNKKIFKTIDLEEVKKVTFQLNPDKTPGPDGFPVAFF; from the coding sequence ATGTGGCTTAGAGTGTCATATCTACATGATTTGATAGCACCATTGTGGAATGAGCCGGTTCTTGGAAACAACTCGAGGTTGTTCAAGTTAAATAAGAAACTCAAGTAtattaagatcaaaatcaaagagtgGAATTTGAGTCAGTTCCAAAACATCCATAAAGAGAAACTCAGGGTTACGGCAAAACTAGAGGTTCTATCCAGTTTTGTCATTAAGTCAGGCATGAATGATGTACTCTTCCAAAGGGAAAGCTCTCTTAAGTCTGAACTAAATGAAATTCTTCAGCATGAAGAAATTCACTGGAGACATAAATCCAGGGAACTTtggctcaaggatggagatagaaataccaagttcttccacagaTCGGCTATTGCCAACTGTAGCAAGACCAGAATATCGGAGGTTGTAAAACCGGATGGTAGTATTGCTAGAGATTATGAGGATATTGCCCAGGAAGCAGTAAGACATTTTGAATCTTTGATCAATGGCAATTGTCAGAATGTTCAAGAAGAAAGAAACAGAATTATAGATGCAATCCCTCCTTTAATTACTGAAAGACACAATAAAAAGATCTTCAAAACTATTGACTTAGAAGAAGTCAAGAAAGTTACCTTCCAGTTGAATCCCGATAAGACTCCAGGCCCTGATGGTTTTCCTGTGGCCTTCTTTTAG